The DNA sequence GACACCGTCGCCCTGATCGAGCGGTTGAGGAGCGATTTTCAGCAATGACCAAGGGAGGCGCTGGATGGCCGCGCTAAATCCACCTCACGAGTGGCACAAGAGTAGCTACAGCCAACCAGCGGGCGACAACTGCGTCGAGTGCGCCAGCGCAAGCTGGTCCACCTCCAGCTATAGCACCAACAGTGCCAACTGCGTCGAATGCACCAGCGCGACATGGGCGAAGTCCAGCTACAGCACGGCTCAGGGGCAAGACTGCGTCGAGTACACC is a window from the Streptomonospora litoralis genome containing:
- a CDS encoding DUF397 domain-containing protein, which codes for MAALNPPHEWHKSSYSQPAGDNCVECASASWSTSSYSTNSANCVECTSATWAKSSYSTAQGQDCVEYTPLPTSIAVRDSKHPDAGHLDFPGSGWAAFLGAVKDAALDV